Proteins from a single region of Syngnathus typhle isolate RoL2023-S1 ecotype Sweden linkage group LG10, RoL_Styp_1.0, whole genome shotgun sequence:
- the polr3c gene encoding DNA-directed RNA polymerase III subunit RPC3 isoform X2, translated as MTSQEVRLCGLLLREHFGEVVEKVGTQLLRGEAQNLRNILQETGVSLDLVKKSLCVLVQHGTCMFSTGRKGLGRPSEYRASCHLILRILRYPRYIYTAKTLYGDTGELIVEEMLQRGRVTMSDIVKVVADRLTQTMEEGQSMDYKEVSSAFSKLVETHFLQRCPRAASKGAADTPEAPVRAEPPAPESFADCYSVPQVTLVGRGKRQLEDAEEQSVAKKARMDSETHGDEGIYWQVNFERFHLHFRDQAIVTAVANKLDQTGGEIVRTMLRMSEVTTPPDAACTKPLSANEIFRSLPAAYTVPRQVLDQYLTLLVDDPMEFVGKAGESGGGLYVVNLHRVLSNLARATLESVVQERFGSRSARIFRLLLKKKHLEQKQVEDFAMIPAKEAKDMLYTLLSQNLVQLQLCFLRSIARARPGAVLVRMLERFVFSSGNPQDSRLCAISHFLSLHRQPALNCQDAASELLQDRGKPHPQTSV; from the exons ATGACTTCCCAGGAGGTACGCCTCTGCGGGCTTCTTCTTCGGGAACACTTTGGAGAAGTTGTGGAGAAAGTGGGCACACAGCTGCTTCGAGGTGAAGCGCAAAATCTGAGGAACATCCTTCAAGAAACTGGCGTCTCTCTGGACCTG GTGAAAAAGTCGCTGTGCGTGCTGGTGCAACACGGAACTTGTATGTTCAGCACTGGCCGCAAAGGTCTCGGCAGGCCCAGCGAGTATCGTGCCAGCTGCCATCTCATCCTGAGGATCCTGCGCTACCCGCGCTACATCTACACCGCCAAGACGCTCTATGGCGACACCGGCGAGCTCATCGTCGAGGAAATGCTGCAGAGGGGTCGCGTGACCATGAGCGACATCGTTAAAGTGGTCGCCGATCGCCTCACACAGACCATGGAGG AGGGCCAGAGTATGGATTACAAGGAAGTGTCGTCTGCCTTCTCCAAACTGGTGGAGACTCATTTCCTTCAACGCTGCCCTCGAGCGGCAAGCAAGGGTGCCGCGGATACGCCGGAAGCTCCCGTGAGAGCAGAGCCGCCGGCTCCCGAGAGTTTCGCCGACTGCTATTCGGTGCCGCAAGTGACGCTGGTAGGCCGAGGAAAGAGGCAGTTGGAGGATGCCGAGGAGCAGAGCGTCGCAAAGAAGGCCAGGATGGACTCTGAG ACTCACGGCGACGAGGGCATTTACTGGCAAGTGAACTTTGAGCGGTTCCATCTGCACTTTCGAGATCAGGCCATCGTCACCGCCGTGGCCAATAAGCTGGACCAG ACAGGCGGTGAGATCGTAAGGACCATGCTGAGGATGAGCGAGGTGACCACCCCTCCCGACGCAGCCTGCACCAAGCCCCTCTCGGCCAACGAGATCTTCAGATCGTTGCCGGCCGCCTACACCGTCCCCAGACAAGTGCTGGACCAGTACCTCACTTTGTTGGTGGACGACCCG ATGGAGTTTGTGGGCAAAGCTGGTGAGAGCGGAGGTGGGCTGTACGTTGTCA ATTTGCACCGAGTCCTTTCCAATCTCGCGCGGGCCACATTGGAGTCTGTCGTGCAGGAGAG ATTCGGATCTCGATCGGCGCGCATCTTCCGCCTGTTGCTGAAGAAGAAACACCTGGAACAGAAGCAGGTGGAGGATTTTGCCATGATTCCCGCCAAGGAGGCCAAAGACATGCTCTACACGCTTCTGTCTCAGAACCTGGTCCAGCTACAG CTTTGTTTTCTACGCAGTATTGCTCGAGCCCGGCCCGGTGCCGTCCTTGTCCGGATGCTTGAACGCTTCGTGTTCTCGTCAGGAAATCCCCAAGACTCCAGACTTTGCGCCATCTCGCACTTTTTATCTTTACACCGTCAACCAGCTCTCAACTGCCAGGATGCTGCTTCAGAACTGCTACAAG ACCGTGGCAAACCTCATCCACAGACGTCTGTTTGA
- the LOC133160653 gene encoding uncharacterized protein LOC133160653 isoform X2, with translation MKKAKPSTQPGLAFPHSLDLGCEARKTLWLGSGDMSPPNADARLISALGTVQILVGALNIGLGPGRTSSGPADLSALGAAYWLGAVFVVTGIMSLLSGRLPPPGLKCFAALLNLACAIFALAALVLYAADAENASVLWMCQPRLAGRQRRLHADCATVALLAQRLLTAADATLTALAVVQLFVNLKCAAEVVKAPVVGREMTSGRQRRNSRMSVTAMGDKNVAVVTVASNQTSALGSIQSCGCCRPCRVLKGEAKAVLGTIQILVGVINMGLGVGRTRIRPGDLASLGAAYWIGAVFVTAGVLSLLSGQCPSCCFASLTVTVNVLCAVLSVVAVVLYALDLAPLSVGLFCGSGSWHDGGCEEVALYAIRLTRGLDITLLILAVLVLCVSISMSVLAVAAEPPTPQKRALKQYTRKYIELTTQPPNCFGSLCYVEEKNLSN, from the exons ATGAAAAAGGCAAAGCCGTCTACTCAGCCTGGACTCGCGTTCCCTCATTCTTTGGATTTGGGCTGCGAGGCCCGGAAGACGCTTTGGCTCGGCAGTGGCGACATGTCACCGCCCAACGCAGACGCGCGTCTCATCTCCGCGCTCGGG ACGGTTCAGATCCTGGTGGGTGCGCTCAACATCGGCCTCGGGCCCGGGCGGACCAGCAGCGGACCCGCAGATTTGAGCGCTTTGGGCGCTGCCTACTGGCTGGGAGCTGTG TTCGTGGTGACGGGAATCATGTCCCTATTGTCTGGACGCTTGCCACCTCCTGGCCTG AAGTGCTTTGCGGCTTTGCTGAACCTGGCCTGCGCTATTTTTGCTCTGGCCGCCTTGGTTCTGTACGCCGCCGATGCGGAAAACGCTTCCGTCCTGTGGATGTGCCAACCGAGATTAGCGGGACGACAACGGCGGCTGCACGCCGATTGCGCAACGGTGGCTCTCCTGGCTCAG AGACTGCTGACAGCTGCAGACGCCACTTTGACAGCGCTTGCCGTCGTTCAGCTCTTCGTCAACCTCAAGTGTGCCGCCGAGGTCGTCAAGGCTCCGGTCGTCGGGCGAGAG ATGACATCTGGCCGACAGCGAAGAAACAGCAG GATGTCTGTGACAGCGATGGGAGACAAAAATGTCGCCGTGGTGACGGTAGCTTCCAATCAAACAAGCGCATTGGGCTCCATCCAAAGTTGCGGCTGCTGCAGGCCTTGCAGGGTGTTGAAGGGCGAGGCCAAAGCTGTCCTCGGG ACCATTCAGATTCTGGTGGGCGTGATCAACATGGGCTTGGGGGTAGGCAGGACACGGATACGCCCCGGTGACTTGGCCAGTCTGGGAGCAGCTTACTGGATCGGAGCGGTG TTTGTCACTGCAGGAGTCTTGTCGCTTTTGTCAGGCCAGTGCCCATCCTGCTGCTTT GCTAGTTTGACAGTGACCGTGAACGTGTTGTGCGCCGTGCTGTCCGTGGTGGCCGTGGTTTTGTACGCGTTGGACCTGGCGCCTCTGTCTGTGGGTTTGTTTTGTGGCAGCGGGTCCTGGCACGACGGCGGATGTGAAGAGGTGGCCTTGTACGCCATA AGGTTGACTCGAGGACTGGACATCACGCTGCTGATCTTGGCTGTTCTGGTGCTCTGCGTCAGCATCAGCATGAGCGTGCTCGCCGTTGCTGCCGAGCCGCCGACGCCACAGAAACGGGCCCTCAAACAATACACCAGAAAGTACATAGAGTTGACAACTCAACCGCCAAATTGCTTTGGCTCGTTATGTTATGTCgaagaaaaaaatctgtcaaACTAA
- the LOC133160653 gene encoding uncharacterized protein LOC133160653 isoform X3: protein MKKAKPSTQPGLAFPHSLDLGCEARKTLWLGSGDMSPPNADARLISALGTVQILVGALNIGLGPGRTSSGPADLSALGAAYWLGAVVCHHDDFVVTGIMSLLSGRLPPPGLKCFAALLNLACAIFALAALVLYAADAENASVLWMCQPRLAGRQRRLHADCATVALLAQRLLTAADATLTALAVVQLFVNLKCAAEVVKAPVVGREMTSGRQRRNSRMSVTAMGDKNVAVVTVASNQTSALGSIQSCGCCRPCRVLKGEAKAVLGTIQILVGVINMGLGVGRTRIRPGDLASLGAAYWIGAVFVTAGVLSLLSGQCPSCCFVSTAQMGSLWWLV from the exons ATGAAAAAGGCAAAGCCGTCTACTCAGCCTGGACTCGCGTTCCCTCATTCTTTGGATTTGGGCTGCGAGGCCCGGAAGACGCTTTGGCTCGGCAGTGGCGACATGTCACCGCCCAACGCAGACGCGCGTCTCATCTCCGCGCTCGGG ACGGTTCAGATCCTGGTGGGTGCGCTCAACATCGGCCTCGGGCCCGGGCGGACCAGCAGCGGACCCGCAGATTTGAGCGCTTTGGGCGCTGCCTACTGGCTGGGAGCTGTGGTGTGTCACCATGACGAT TTCGTGGTGACGGGAATCATGTCCCTATTGTCTGGACGCTTGCCACCTCCTGGCCTG AAGTGCTTTGCGGCTTTGCTGAACCTGGCCTGCGCTATTTTTGCTCTGGCCGCCTTGGTTCTGTACGCCGCCGATGCGGAAAACGCTTCCGTCCTGTGGATGTGCCAACCGAGATTAGCGGGACGACAACGGCGGCTGCACGCCGATTGCGCAACGGTGGCTCTCCTGGCTCAG AGACTGCTGACAGCTGCAGACGCCACTTTGACAGCGCTTGCCGTCGTTCAGCTCTTCGTCAACCTCAAGTGTGCCGCCGAGGTCGTCAAGGCTCCGGTCGTCGGGCGAGAG ATGACATCTGGCCGACAGCGAAGAAACAGCAG GATGTCTGTGACAGCGATGGGAGACAAAAATGTCGCCGTGGTGACGGTAGCTTCCAATCAAACAAGCGCATTGGGCTCCATCCAAAGTTGCGGCTGCTGCAGGCCTTGCAGGGTGTTGAAGGGCGAGGCCAAAGCTGTCCTCGGG ACCATTCAGATTCTGGTGGGCGTGATCAACATGGGCTTGGGGGTAGGCAGGACACGGATACGCCCCGGTGACTTGGCCAGTCTGGGAGCAGCTTACTGGATCGGAGCGGTG TTTGTCACTGCAGGAGTCTTGTCGCTTTTGTCAGGCCAGTGCCCATCCTGCTGCTTTGTGAGTACAGCCCAGATGGGCTCCCTCTGGTG GCTAGTTTGA
- the itga10 gene encoding integrin alpha-10 — MELRAYLLCLLCIFLLKGWCQCFNIDVTHPRIFGGPDDALFGFSVLQHEAEGEKSMLVGAPWDGQPGNRKGDVYKCSVTEESNSNCSKLDLGDAAFRNISKNLKNSHLGMTLTPDSPDGLLACAPLWSQECGTSMFSTGICASVGDDLQPREIIAPTARRCTTYMDIVIVLDGSNSIYPWFEVQSFLSNILSKFHISPDQMQVGILQYGEVAVHEWSLRDYQSTPEVVEAAKNISRQEGRETRTAYAINMACTEAFSAERGAREGATKVMIVVTDGESHDGEELPDALLECESRNITRYAIAVLGHYHRRQQNPDTFINEIKYIASDPDDKYFFNVTDEAALNDIVDALGDRIFSLEGTLGNQSSFHMEMSQIGFSTHMLDDGILFGMVGAYDWDGGVLKEGTNGRIVPAREAFESEFPLELKNHAAYLGYTVSSVVVGDWRRLYVAGAPRFKHKGKVILFELSDNADVNIVQALNGEQIGSYYGSELCGVDVNQDGITDVLLVAAPMYLGSGNKEAGRVYIYTLSGEEFVSNGTLKSDEKSQDARFGYAMAVAPDLNHDGFTDLLVGAPLEDDHRGAVYVYHGQSIYINHRYKQRIAGMSVSPSLRYFGRSVSARLDLDGDGLIDLGVGAHGSAVLLRSRSIVQINVSLSFQPHSINVIQKTCQRGGRESACLDATACFTATSRSPRPSSNGFDLWVVAMLDDRKLSARALFDDSSHRLTQLAVRAHTGQTLCYKLPFHVYDTADYIRPISFSLRFKINDTQSGPVLDEGWPTSVKKYIPFFKDCGEDDVCTTDLVIQAQMDISGTRHKPYVIRSPRRRMSVEVQLENRLENAYNTSLTLHYSRNLHFSSLSIREESNFKIECTGLGSNSHSCNVSYPVFRSQSKVNFMLEFEFSCATLNSRIQMKLNVASDSVERVDTLGDNSVQLQSFVQYEPDLFVSSDSNLNRYEVHPTRTMSEAIGPEFYTHFKLQNLGCYPVSNLELRLLLPSAAAEDQVFMTVTDISSHNATAVNCSVTSDLATLKGRQKDVRPLHPEDMMENDVLNCSRSWCIEITCQVQQLQRGQAEVIRLSRRVHDDFFRKAKYKSARIVSMYNIAPGETNLITLATGTVWRETVLEVLKGRAIPISLWILIGSIIGGLLLLALIIFILWKLGFFARKHREDENQEE, encoded by the exons ATGGAGCTGAGGGCATACCTGCTGTGCCTGCTGTGCATCTTCCTTCTTAAAG GCTGGTGCCAGTGCTTCAACATTGACGTGACGCATCCGCGGATCTTCGGCGGTCCCGATGATGCCCTTTTCGGCTTCTCTGTGTTGCAGCACGAAGCGGAGGGAGAAAAATC AATGCTGGTGGGCGCTCCTTGGGACGGGCAGCCCGGCAACAGGAAAGGAGACGTCTACAAATGCAGCGTGACGGAGGAGAGCAACTCCAACTGCAGCAAGTTGGATTTAG GTGATGCGGCCTTTCGGAATATTtcaaaaaacttaaaaaactcTCACCTGGGAATGACTCTCACGCCGGACTCACCTGACGGCCTCTTG GCATGCGCGCCACTGTGGTCTCAGGAGTGCGGTACGTCCATGTTCAGCACGGGCATCTGCGCCTCCGTTGGAGACGACCTCCAGCCGCGAGAAATCATCGCTCCGACGGCCCGAC GGTGCACGACGTACATGGACATTGTGATCGTGCTGGACGGCTCCAACAGCATCTACCCCTGGTTTGAGGTGCAGAGCTTCCTCAGCAACATACTCAGCAAGTTCCACATCAGCCCGGACCAAATGCAG GTGGGAATCTTGCAGTACGGCGAGGTGGCGGTCCACGAGTGGTCGCTGAGAGACTACCAGAGCACACCGGAGGTGGTGGAGGCCGCCAAGAACATCAGCCGCCAGGAGGGACGGGAGACGCGCACGGCTTACGCCATCAACATGGCATG CACGGAGGCGTTCAGCGCCGAGCGAGGGGCGAGGGAGGGCGCCACCAAGGTGATGATCGTGGTGACAGACGGAGAGTCGCATGACGGCGAGGAGCTGCCCGACGCTCTGCTGGAGTGCGAGAGCAGAAACATAACCAGATACGCCATTGCC GTCCTGGGCCACTACCACCGAAGACAGCAGAACCCCGACACCTTCATCAACGAGATCAAGTACATCGCCAGCGATCCGGACGACAAGTACTTCTTTAACGTGACAGATGAAGCGGCGCTCAACGACATCGTGGACGCTCTGGGAGACCGCATCTTCTCACTGGAAG GCACTCTGGGCAACCAGAGCTCCTTCCACATGGAGATGTCCCAGATCGGCTTCTCCACCCACATGCTGGAT GACGGCATCCTGTTTGGGATGGTGGGCGCTTACGACTGGGACGGCGGCGTGCTGAAGGAGGGTACCAACGGGAGAATCGTGCCTGCCAGAGAGGCCTTCGAGAGCGAGTTCCCCCTGGAGCTGAAAAATCATGCAGCATATCTCG GCTACACAGTGTCTTCTGTGGTGGTGGGCGATTGGAGGAGGCTGTATGTGGCGGGTGCGCCGCGCTTCAAGCACAAAGGCAAAGTCATCTTGTTTGAGCTCAGTGACAACGCCGACGTCAACATCGTGCAGGCCCTCAATGGAGAACAG ATCGGTTCCTACTACGGCAGCGAGCTGTGCGGTGTGGATGTCAACCAGGACGGAATCACTGATGTTCTCCTGGTTGCAGCACCCATGTACCTGGGCTCCGGGAACAAGGAAGCTGGGAGAGTCTACATCTACACACTCAGTGGG GAGGAATTTGTCTCAAACGGTACGCTGAAATCCGACGAAAAGTCCCAAGATGCCAGGTTTGGCTACGCGATGGCCGTTGCTCCGGACCTCAACCATGACGGATTCACTGACCTTCTGGTGGGTGCCCCCTTGGAAGATGACCATCGTGGGGCAGTGTACGTGTACCATGGCCAAAGTATTTACATTAACCACCGCTACAAACAG CGTATCGCTGGGATGTCGGTGTCCCCGTCCTTGCGGTATTTTGGCCGTAGTGTCAGCGCCAGGTTGGACTTGGATGGAGACGGGCTGATCGACTTGGGCGTGGGAGCCCACGGCAGTGCCGTTCTACTCAG ATCTCGAAGCATCGTGCAGATCAACGTCAGTCTGTCCTTCCAGCCGCACTCCATCAACGTCATCCAAAAGACGTGCCAGCGCGGTGGGCGAGAGTCCGCCTGCCTTGACGCCACCGCCTGTTTCACGGCCACGTCCCGCTCCCCTCGGCCGAGCAGCAACGGCTTTG ATTTGTGGGTAGTGGCAATGTTGGACGACAGGAAGTTGTCAGCCCGGGCGCTGTTTGATGACAGCTCCCACAGGTTGACCCAGCTGGCGGTTCGGGCTCACACGGGACAGACCCTGTGCTACAAACTGCCCTTCCACGTTTAT GATACAGCAGACTACATTCGCCCAATCAGCTTCTCACTGCGCTTCAAGATCAACGACACTCAGAGCGGTCCCGTGTTGGACGAGGGCTGGCCCACATCCGTCAAGAAATAC ATCCCCTTCTTTAAAGACTGCGGGGAGGATGACGTGTGCACCACGGATTTGGTGATACAGGCCCAAATGGACATCTCTGGGACCAG ACACAAACCTTATGTGATCCGCAGTCCTCGTAGGCGTATGTCAGTGGAAGTCCAACTGGAAAACAGACTGGAAAACGCCTACAACACCAGCCTGACGCTGCACTATTCACGTAACCTGCACTTCTCCAGCCTAAGTATTCGG GAAGAAAGCAACTTCAAGATTGAGTGTACAGGCCTGGGCTCCAACAGTCACTCGTGTAACGTCAGCTACCCGGTCTTTCGCTCCCAGTCCAAG GTGAACTTCATGCTGGAATTTGAGTTCAGCTGTGCCACCCTGAACAGTCGAATCCAAATGAAGTTGAACGTAGCCAGCGATAGTGTGGAGCGAGTAGACACTTTAGGGGACAACAGCGTTCAGCTGCAGAGCTTTGTCCAGTATGAGCCCGACTTGTTCGTCAGCAG TGATTCAAATTTAAACCGATATGAAGTGCATCCCACCCGGACAATGTCAGAGGCCATTGGGCCAGAGTTCTATACGCACTTTAAG CTCCAGAACCTGGGTTGTTACCCTGTGAGTAATCTGGAGTTGAGGCTGCTTCTGCCATCGGCGGCTGCGGAAGACCAAGTCTTCATGACGGTCACAGACATCTCTTCTCACAAC GCCACAGCCGTCAATTGCAGCGTCACGAGCGATCTGGCCACTCTGAAAGGCCGGCAGAAAGACGTGCGTCCACTGCACCCCGAAGACATGATGGAGAACGACGTCCTG AACTGCAGCAGGTCGTGGTGCATAGAGATTACGTGTCAAGTCCAGCAGCTCCAGAGGGGACAAGCCGAAGTCATTCGCCTCAGCCGCAGAGTACATGATGACTTTTTCCGAAAG GCCAAATATAAGTCGGCGAGGATCGTGAGCATGTATAACATCGCGCCTGGCGAGACCAACCTCATCACCTTGGCAACAGGAACGGTGTGGCGAGAG ACTGTGCTGGAGGTGCTGAAGGGGCGAGCTATCCCCATCTCGCTGTGGATTCTCATCGGGAGCATCATTGGTGGCTTGCTGCTCCTGGCGCTCATCATCTTCATTCTATGGAAG CTGGGCTTCTTCGCGCGCAAGCACAGAGAAGATGAGAACCAAGAGGAGTGA
- the LOC133160653 gene encoding uncharacterized protein LOC133160653 isoform X1: MKKAKPSTQPGLAFPHSLDLGCEARKTLWLGSGDMSPPNADARLISALGTVQILVGALNIGLGPGRTSSGPADLSALGAAYWLGAVVCHHDDFVVTGIMSLLSGRLPPPGLKCFAALLNLACAIFALAALVLYAADAENASVLWMCQPRLAGRQRRLHADCATVALLAQRLLTAADATLTALAVVQLFVNLKCAAEVVKAPVVGREMTSGRQRRNSRMSVTAMGDKNVAVVTVASNQTSALGSIQSCGCCRPCRVLKGEAKAVLGTIQILVGVINMGLGVGRTRIRPGDLASLGAAYWIGAVFVTAGVLSLLSGQCPSCCFASLTVTVNVLCAVLSVVAVVLYALDLAPLSVGLFCGSGSWHDGGCEEVALYAIRLTRGLDITLLILAVLVLCVSISMSVLAVAAEPPTPQKRALKQYTRKYIELTTQPPNCFGSLCYVEEKNLSN; encoded by the exons ATGAAAAAGGCAAAGCCGTCTACTCAGCCTGGACTCGCGTTCCCTCATTCTTTGGATTTGGGCTGCGAGGCCCGGAAGACGCTTTGGCTCGGCAGTGGCGACATGTCACCGCCCAACGCAGACGCGCGTCTCATCTCCGCGCTCGGG ACGGTTCAGATCCTGGTGGGTGCGCTCAACATCGGCCTCGGGCCCGGGCGGACCAGCAGCGGACCCGCAGATTTGAGCGCTTTGGGCGCTGCCTACTGGCTGGGAGCTGTGGTGTGTCACCATGACGAT TTCGTGGTGACGGGAATCATGTCCCTATTGTCTGGACGCTTGCCACCTCCTGGCCTG AAGTGCTTTGCGGCTTTGCTGAACCTGGCCTGCGCTATTTTTGCTCTGGCCGCCTTGGTTCTGTACGCCGCCGATGCGGAAAACGCTTCCGTCCTGTGGATGTGCCAACCGAGATTAGCGGGACGACAACGGCGGCTGCACGCCGATTGCGCAACGGTGGCTCTCCTGGCTCAG AGACTGCTGACAGCTGCAGACGCCACTTTGACAGCGCTTGCCGTCGTTCAGCTCTTCGTCAACCTCAAGTGTGCCGCCGAGGTCGTCAAGGCTCCGGTCGTCGGGCGAGAG ATGACATCTGGCCGACAGCGAAGAAACAGCAG GATGTCTGTGACAGCGATGGGAGACAAAAATGTCGCCGTGGTGACGGTAGCTTCCAATCAAACAAGCGCATTGGGCTCCATCCAAAGTTGCGGCTGCTGCAGGCCTTGCAGGGTGTTGAAGGGCGAGGCCAAAGCTGTCCTCGGG ACCATTCAGATTCTGGTGGGCGTGATCAACATGGGCTTGGGGGTAGGCAGGACACGGATACGCCCCGGTGACTTGGCCAGTCTGGGAGCAGCTTACTGGATCGGAGCGGTG TTTGTCACTGCAGGAGTCTTGTCGCTTTTGTCAGGCCAGTGCCCATCCTGCTGCTTT GCTAGTTTGACAGTGACCGTGAACGTGTTGTGCGCCGTGCTGTCCGTGGTGGCCGTGGTTTTGTACGCGTTGGACCTGGCGCCTCTGTCTGTGGGTTTGTTTTGTGGCAGCGGGTCCTGGCACGACGGCGGATGTGAAGAGGTGGCCTTGTACGCCATA AGGTTGACTCGAGGACTGGACATCACGCTGCTGATCTTGGCTGTTCTGGTGCTCTGCGTCAGCATCAGCATGAGCGTGCTCGCCGTTGCTGCCGAGCCGCCGACGCCACAGAAACGGGCCCTCAAACAATACACCAGAAAGTACATAGAGTTGACAACTCAACCGCCAAATTGCTTTGGCTCGTTATGTTATGTCgaagaaaaaaatctgtcaaACTAA
- the polr3c gene encoding DNA-directed RNA polymerase III subunit RPC3 isoform X1 — MTSQEVRLCGLLLREHFGEVVEKVGTQLLRGEAQNLRNILQETGVSLDLVKKSLCVLVQHGTCMFSTGRKGLGRPSEYRASCHLILRILRYPRYIYTAKTLYGDTGELIVEEMLQRGRVTMSDIVKVVADRLTQTMEEGQSMDYKEVSSAFSKLVETHFLQRCPRAASKGAADTPEAPVRAEPPAPESFADCYSVPQVTLVGRGKRQLEDAEEQSVAKKARMDSETHGDEGIYWQVNFERFHLHFRDQAIVTAVANKLDQTGGEIVRTMLRMSEVTTPPDAACTKPLSANEIFRSLPAAYTVPRQVLDQYLTLLVDDPMEFVGKAGESGGGLYVVNLHRVLSNLARATLESVVQERFGSRSARIFRLLLKKKHLEQKQVEDFAMIPAKEAKDMLYTLLSQNLVQLQEIPKTPDFAPSRTFYLYTVNQLSTARMLLQNCYKTVANLIHRRLFETSNNKRLLEKSQRIEAILASLQAGGAEAEQLTEVEEMITAPEKQQLDSLRLHINKLDSAENQVDETIFLLETYINTTTAASSSSK; from the exons ATGACTTCCCAGGAGGTACGCCTCTGCGGGCTTCTTCTTCGGGAACACTTTGGAGAAGTTGTGGAGAAAGTGGGCACACAGCTGCTTCGAGGTGAAGCGCAAAATCTGAGGAACATCCTTCAAGAAACTGGCGTCTCTCTGGACCTG GTGAAAAAGTCGCTGTGCGTGCTGGTGCAACACGGAACTTGTATGTTCAGCACTGGCCGCAAAGGTCTCGGCAGGCCCAGCGAGTATCGTGCCAGCTGCCATCTCATCCTGAGGATCCTGCGCTACCCGCGCTACATCTACACCGCCAAGACGCTCTATGGCGACACCGGCGAGCTCATCGTCGAGGAAATGCTGCAGAGGGGTCGCGTGACCATGAGCGACATCGTTAAAGTGGTCGCCGATCGCCTCACACAGACCATGGAGG AGGGCCAGAGTATGGATTACAAGGAAGTGTCGTCTGCCTTCTCCAAACTGGTGGAGACTCATTTCCTTCAACGCTGCCCTCGAGCGGCAAGCAAGGGTGCCGCGGATACGCCGGAAGCTCCCGTGAGAGCAGAGCCGCCGGCTCCCGAGAGTTTCGCCGACTGCTATTCGGTGCCGCAAGTGACGCTGGTAGGCCGAGGAAAGAGGCAGTTGGAGGATGCCGAGGAGCAGAGCGTCGCAAAGAAGGCCAGGATGGACTCTGAG ACTCACGGCGACGAGGGCATTTACTGGCAAGTGAACTTTGAGCGGTTCCATCTGCACTTTCGAGATCAGGCCATCGTCACCGCCGTGGCCAATAAGCTGGACCAG ACAGGCGGTGAGATCGTAAGGACCATGCTGAGGATGAGCGAGGTGACCACCCCTCCCGACGCAGCCTGCACCAAGCCCCTCTCGGCCAACGAGATCTTCAGATCGTTGCCGGCCGCCTACACCGTCCCCAGACAAGTGCTGGACCAGTACCTCACTTTGTTGGTGGACGACCCG ATGGAGTTTGTGGGCAAAGCTGGTGAGAGCGGAGGTGGGCTGTACGTTGTCA ATTTGCACCGAGTCCTTTCCAATCTCGCGCGGGCCACATTGGAGTCTGTCGTGCAGGAGAG ATTCGGATCTCGATCGGCGCGCATCTTCCGCCTGTTGCTGAAGAAGAAACACCTGGAACAGAAGCAGGTGGAGGATTTTGCCATGATTCCCGCCAAGGAGGCCAAAGACATGCTCTACACGCTTCTGTCTCAGAACCTGGTCCAGCTACAG GAAATCCCCAAGACTCCAGACTTTGCGCCATCTCGCACTTTTTATCTTTACACCGTCAACCAGCTCTCAACTGCCAGGATGCTGCTTCAGAACTGCTACAAG ACCGTGGCAAACCTCATCCACAGACGTCTGTTTGAGACATCCAACAACAA GCGACTGCTGGAGAAGTCTCAGCGCATCGAGGCCATCCTGGCATCTTTGCAGGCCGGCGGGGCCGAAGCGGAACAGCTGACGGAGGTGGAGGAGATGATCACAGCTCCCGAAAAGCAGCAGCTGGACTCACTGCGGCTTCACATTAACAA GTTGGATTCAGCGGAGAACCAAGTGGATGAAACCATCTTCCTGCTGGAAACTTACATCAACACCAccaccgccgcctcctcctcctcaaaatGA